In one Actinomyces trachealis genomic region, the following are encoded:
- a CDS encoding SLC13 family permease: MSTPVTHESTSHSIGNEATPPGGAVRSRRLVGLLGGLLLAVCAYYLLPADAIDQVVAAAGPEKAKGMTEHGLRLTAAAAILMGAWWMTEAIPLAATALVPLVMFPLLQVDSFKNTAAPYASGTIFLFMGGFMLALAMQRWNLHRRIALLTVLAVGVKPRRLVLGFMVATGFLSMWVSNTATAVMMLPIGTSILMLTGQLIKGGGKQNNFATGLMLGIAYAASIGSLGTIIGTPPNTLLVAYLKENHDITIGFGQWMLVGVPLAVVFMLLAWWLLTYVLFKPELDEIPGGKELIRNELRALGRWSSGEVAVGIIFVGAALSWSLLPTLLPGSGVKDETIAMVVALLLFILPAPGHHGVRLLDWETAKDLPWDVLLLFGGGLALSSEFSKQGLSLWIGEGAKSLSALPVVLVVAAVGGLVIFLTELTSNTATAAAFLPVMGGVAVGIGADPLLLVVPVALAATCAFMLPVATPPNAIAYGSGYVEIGAMIRAGVWLNLVGVVLITLAVMLLGVPVLGIAL, encoded by the coding sequence ATGAGCACACCCGTAACGCACGAGTCAACCAGCCATTCCATCGGCAACGAAGCCACCCCACCTGGAGGCGCCGTGCGCAGCCGCCGCCTGGTGGGTCTGCTGGGCGGTCTGCTACTGGCAGTTTGCGCCTACTACCTGCTGCCCGCCGACGCCATAGACCAGGTCGTGGCCGCCGCCGGGCCCGAGAAGGCCAAAGGCATGACCGAGCACGGCCTGCGCCTGACCGCCGCCGCCGCGATCCTCATGGGCGCCTGGTGGATGACCGAGGCCATCCCCCTGGCCGCCACCGCCCTGGTACCCCTGGTCATGTTCCCGCTGCTGCAGGTGGACAGTTTCAAGAACACCGCCGCCCCCTACGCCTCCGGCACGATCTTCCTGTTCATGGGCGGGTTCATGCTGGCCCTGGCCATGCAGCGCTGGAACCTGCACCGGCGCATCGCCCTACTCACGGTCCTGGCGGTCGGGGTCAAGCCCCGGAGACTGGTGCTCGGCTTCATGGTGGCTACAGGCTTCCTGTCCATGTGGGTCTCCAACACCGCCACCGCCGTCATGATGCTGCCTATCGGCACCTCGATCCTCATGCTGACGGGACAGCTCATCAAAGGTGGCGGCAAGCAGAACAACTTCGCCACCGGGCTGATGCTGGGCATCGCCTACGCCGCCTCCATCGGCTCGCTGGGTACGATCATCGGCACTCCGCCCAACACGCTGCTGGTCGCCTACCTCAAGGAGAACCACGACATCACCATCGGCTTCGGCCAGTGGATGCTGGTGGGGGTGCCTCTGGCCGTCGTCTTCATGTTGCTGGCCTGGTGGCTGCTGACCTACGTGCTGTTCAAACCCGAGCTGGACGAGATCCCGGGCGGCAAGGAACTGATCCGCAACGAGCTGCGGGCGCTGGGCCGGTGGTCCAGCGGAGAGGTGGCCGTGGGGATCATCTTCGTGGGGGCCGCCTTGTCTTGGTCCCTGCTGCCCACGCTCCTGCCCGGCTCCGGCGTCAAGGACGAGACCATCGCCATGGTGGTGGCGCTGCTGCTGTTCATCCTGCCTGCCCCCGGCCACCACGGTGTGCGCCTGCTGGACTGGGAGACCGCCAAGGACCTGCCCTGGGACGTGCTGCTGCTGTTCGGTGGGGGCCTGGCCCTGTCCTCCGAGTTTTCCAAGCAGGGGCTGAGCCTGTGGATCGGCGAGGGAGCCAAGTCCCTGTCCGCCCTGCCGGTGGTGCTGGTGGTTGCGGCGGTAGGGGGCCTGGTGATCTTCCTGACTGAGCTGACCTCCAACACCGCCACCGCCGCCGCCTTCCTGCCCGTCATGGGTGGGGTGGCCGTGGGGATTGGGGCGGACCCGTTGCTGCTGGTGGTGCCGGTGGCCCTGGCCGCCACCTGCGCCTTCATGCTGCCGGTGGCTACGCCCCCCAACGCCATCGCCTACGGTTCGGGCTACGTGGAGATTGGCGCGATGATCCGGGCAGGTGTGTGGCTAAACCTGGTTGGGGTGGTGCTTATCACCTTGGCTGTCATGCTGCTGGGTGTGCCGGTGCTGGGTATCGCCTTGTAG
- a CDS encoding endo-beta-N-acetylglucosaminidase gives MKTRRWKRFTGAALALTIGVAGITSTALAADSYPPVGDQALGSAQPRFAGYRVQDIRDWSPQSDPFAADLRAEVPLQPRIQAPAQTQANPGLDGKAQVMLMQGDYGNAFFNTATANNDFTENTLGFWQYTDYYSPWHGAATASTPDSLYDPNNSDWRNRGFEFGIVNIPNPAYTNAAHRNGVKSIGTIYFDPSFRPGLTFKEMFDKDPASQGYVIANKLVEMAHYYGFDGFFLNQEEHGDDSEFKPFMAYLSSQGLWTQWYDTNSNFNAAKAAWLKDEEHGRIHNSVFVNYNWGWSVDRSVEYAKNHGVDPYQEVFFGVEANQAKFSGSHGSARSIPNLYAPGTKSPRASLALFTPSDYYQRALDDDVKVPGYQRPLMQTPGFQWMIHERERMYFSGVTEDVLNTGMKPDHSRPDVGVSNASGWVGVADFTPARSVIGGSSFHSSFNTGHGMARWTQGALSSSEQWGNINEQSILPSWQWWITQADGTTAQPDLTADYDYGTLEERRSTTGESLPAPFKPVGAYDGGSSLAIHGQLHGQATMRLFRTDLSVGAGTRAQLVARNVTGSPRLRLGVVDKANPSQVQAVDLTATGTDAKGWTTYTADLSGRAGGSISTLAVLLEGEGDVQVNLGSLAVTDGGAAPAAPTGFNVEHAYADGQASVTWQAAPFGQVSYYELSAAQADGTVTALGATYASRSYIKKLNLGHGPVTLRLVAVGKDGQRSAAAESVIDPAAGPGNIQVAPLEATTPGSQDLDLSFTAAPGADGYRATLNLVHTGCAPQALSWTRVLTGSELSTGQDGRVHARLTVPFREGRDYDLSVEPLKGSQPLAGGQVLALRSKLPDTWARPLPATDVKVQGSRMRLSSPSPADWHRISVTTAAGTEVFAATRGEGGLGVDATNERLQEPFDISAHLKSGDGVFELRLTDYAGNTSEPTVVTVQAGEATSVKAPAEVPEQTCVPGTIEDPSDPEPDPSPTPTASPTTEPGGPGQPQGTMPAYVSKVKAEGKGTVLTGDWDGDGQANWAVRVGSRVVFYAHNTLDAPVYASISLGRSNDEVYVGDWDGDGRATLALRRSSRVLYQKTLTSSATTVGSVDAKAKLVVKHLDGKDVLVVAP, from the coding sequence ATGAAAACTAGACGTTGGAAGAGGTTTACCGGCGCTGCACTGGCGCTCACAATCGGCGTGGCTGGCATCACGTCAACCGCATTAGCGGCTGATTCCTACCCGCCTGTGGGAGACCAGGCCCTGGGCTCAGCCCAGCCCCGCTTTGCGGGCTACCGGGTCCAGGACATCCGCGACTGGTCACCCCAGTCCGACCCCTTCGCCGCCGACCTGCGTGCAGAAGTCCCCCTGCAGCCCCGGATCCAGGCCCCCGCCCAGACCCAGGCCAACCCCGGCCTGGACGGCAAGGCCCAGGTCATGCTCATGCAGGGCGACTACGGCAACGCCTTCTTCAACACCGCCACCGCCAACAACGACTTCACCGAGAACACCCTGGGGTTCTGGCAGTACACGGACTACTACTCCCCCTGGCACGGGGCCGCCACCGCCTCCACCCCAGACTCCCTCTACGACCCCAACAACTCCGACTGGCGCAACCGCGGCTTCGAGTTCGGCATCGTCAACATCCCCAACCCCGCCTACACCAACGCCGCCCACCGCAACGGCGTGAAATCCATCGGCACCATCTACTTCGACCCCTCTTTCCGCCCCGGCCTGACCTTCAAGGAGATGTTCGACAAGGACCCTGCCTCCCAGGGCTACGTGATCGCCAACAAGCTGGTGGAAATGGCCCACTACTACGGCTTTGACGGCTTCTTCCTGAACCAGGAGGAGCACGGGGACGACTCCGAGTTCAAGCCCTTCATGGCCTACCTCAGCAGCCAGGGCCTGTGGACCCAGTGGTACGACACCAACTCCAACTTCAACGCCGCCAAGGCCGCGTGGCTCAAAGACGAGGAACACGGGCGCATCCACAACTCGGTGTTCGTCAACTATAACTGGGGCTGGTCCGTGGACCGGTCAGTGGAATATGCCAAGAACCACGGCGTGGACCCCTACCAGGAGGTGTTCTTTGGGGTAGAGGCCAACCAGGCCAAGTTCTCCGGCTCACACGGCTCGGCCCGCTCCATCCCCAACCTCTACGCCCCCGGCACCAAGAGCCCCCGTGCTTCCCTGGCCCTGTTCACGCCCTCGGACTACTACCAGCGGGCCCTAGACGACGACGTCAAAGTCCCCGGCTACCAGCGGCCCCTCATGCAGACGCCCGGATTCCAGTGGATGATCCACGAGCGTGAGCGCATGTACTTCTCCGGCGTCACCGAGGACGTGCTGAACACTGGCATGAAACCGGACCACAGCCGCCCCGACGTCGGCGTGTCTAATGCCAGCGGCTGGGTGGGCGTGGCGGACTTCACCCCCGCCCGTTCCGTGATCGGCGGCAGCAGTTTCCACTCCAGCTTCAACACCGGCCACGGAATGGCCCGCTGGACCCAAGGGGCCCTCAGCTCCAGCGAGCAGTGGGGCAACATCAACGAGCAGTCCATCCTGCCGTCCTGGCAGTGGTGGATCACCCAGGCCGACGGCACCACCGCCCAGCCAGACCTGACCGCTGACTACGACTACGGCACCCTGGAGGAGCGCCGCTCCACCACCGGTGAGAGTCTCCCGGCCCCCTTCAAACCGGTGGGTGCCTACGACGGCGGCTCCTCCCTGGCCATCCACGGCCAGCTTCACGGGCAGGCCACTATGCGCCTGTTCCGCACCGACCTGTCCGTGGGCGCAGGTACCCGCGCACAGCTGGTGGCCCGCAACGTCACCGGCAGCCCCCGGCTGCGGCTCGGCGTCGTGGACAAGGCCAACCCCAGCCAGGTCCAGGCCGTGGACCTGACCGCTACTGGCACCGACGCCAAGGGCTGGACCACCTACACCGCTGACCTGTCTGGCCGAGCGGGAGGCAGCATCTCCACGCTGGCGGTCCTGCTGGAGGGTGAGGGCGACGTCCAGGTGAACCTGGGGAGTTTGGCGGTCACCGACGGCGGCGCCGCCCCCGCCGCCCCCACCGGCTTCAATGTGGAGCACGCCTACGCCGACGGGCAGGCGAGCGTCACCTGGCAGGCGGCGCCCTTCGGGCAGGTCAGCTACTACGAACTCTCCGCCGCCCAGGCGGACGGCACCGTGACCGCTCTGGGAGCCACCTACGCCTCCCGCAGCTATATCAAGAAGCTGAACCTGGGCCACGGGCCCGTCACCCTGCGGCTGGTGGCCGTAGGCAAAGACGGGCAGCGCTCAGCGGCAGCAGAGTCGGTCATCGACCCGGCAGCTGGCCCCGGCAACATCCAGGTAGCGCCCCTAGAGGCCACCACGCCCGGGAGTCAGGACCTGGACCTGTCCTTCACGGCGGCGCCCGGTGCGGACGGCTACCGGGCCACACTCAACCTGGTACATACCGGTTGCGCCCCCCAGGCCCTGTCCTGGACCCGCGTGCTCACTGGCTCCGAACTTAGCACCGGACAGGATGGCCGCGTGCACGCGAGGCTGACCGTACCCTTCCGTGAGGGGCGCGATTACGACCTTAGCGTTGAGCCCCTCAAGGGTAGCCAGCCCCTGGCTGGCGGCCAGGTTCTGGCACTGCGCAGCAAACTCCCAGACACCTGGGCGCGGCCCCTGCCAGCCACTGACGTGAAGGTGCAAGGCTCCCGGATGCGCCTTAGCTCGCCCAGCCCCGCAGACTGGCACCGCATCTCCGTCACTACGGCAGCGGGCACGGAAGTATTCGCCGCCACTCGTGGTGAGGGGGGCCTCGGTGTCGACGCCACCAACGAACGCCTACAGGAGCCTTTCGATATCTCCGCCCACCTCAAGAGTGGAGACGGGGTGTTCGAACTGCGCTTGACGGACTACGCCGGGAACACCTCCGAGCCAACCGTGGTCACGGTGCAGGCAGGAGAGGCCACGAGCGTGAAGGCGCCTGCGGAGGTGCCCGAGCAGACCTGCGTGCCTGGCACCATCGAGGACCCCTCCGACCCGGAGCCAGACCCCAGCCCCACCCCAACCGCAAGCCCCACCACCGAGCCCGGCGGGCCAGGACAGCCACAGGGCACCATGCCCGCATACGTGTCCAAGGTGAAAGCCGAGGGGAAGGGCACCGTGCTGACGGGCGACTGGGACGGCGACGGCCAGGCGAACTGGGCCGTGCGTGTGGGTAGCCGCGTGGTCTTCTATGCCCACAACACCCTGGACGCGCCCGTCTACGCCTCCATCAGCCTGGGGCGCAGCAATGACGAGGTCTATGTGGGTGATTGGGACGGCGACGGGCGCGCCACCCTAGCCCTGCGGCGCAGTAGCCGCGTGCTCTACCAGAAGACCTTGACCTCTTCCGCCACCACCGTGGGTAGCGTGGACGCCAAGGCCAAGCTTGTGGTCAAGCACCTGGACGGCAAGGACGTCCTGGTGGTGGCTCCCTGA
- a CDS encoding AGE family epimerase/isomerase has product MGLGWFGAPEHNRWLGEETHALLRFARAAKVPAGFGWIGEDGMVDPSHPVEAWITSRMTYAYSLGVLLGVPGARRYSDHGVRSLRNVLRDKVHGGWHSAVQLEPGLDGAGVPAQEKARKECYQHAFVLLAAATATAAGRPGGHDLLVEARKVFEQYFWDEDRGLPVESYNHDFSQAEDYRGINAAMHTVEAFLATADVTGDVTWLKRALRIIDFAVNQQARANSWRLPEHYNSHWEPDLDYNRDKPADPFRPYGATPGHGLEWARLTVQAMMALRGRRLESPDWMLEAAEAMFDRARADGWRVDGGPGFVYTTDFAGKPVVHERMHWVVCEGVSAAAALRWAALSDGRGEIELEHFEHCYRAWLDYAEEYLIAEPGRWWHELGQDNQPSSRTWKGHPDIYHALQMTLMPRLPVWPCIPQAIAERQLDAPSPGSIVARKGEVRLRRRGIFGR; this is encoded by the coding sequence ATGGGACTGGGATGGTTTGGCGCTCCCGAGCACAACCGCTGGCTGGGGGAGGAGACGCATGCGCTGCTGCGCTTCGCTCGCGCCGCAAAAGTGCCCGCTGGCTTTGGTTGGATCGGGGAGGACGGAATGGTTGACCCCTCCCACCCGGTAGAGGCCTGGATCACCAGTCGTATGACCTACGCCTACTCTCTTGGCGTGCTCCTGGGGGTCCCCGGGGCACGGCGCTATTCTGACCACGGCGTGCGTAGCCTGCGCAACGTCCTGCGGGACAAGGTGCATGGTGGCTGGCACTCTGCGGTGCAGTTGGAGCCGGGGCTTGACGGCGCTGGCGTGCCAGCCCAGGAGAAGGCCCGTAAGGAGTGCTACCAGCACGCCTTCGTGCTTCTGGCGGCGGCTACGGCCACGGCGGCCGGACGTCCCGGTGGGCACGACCTGCTGGTGGAGGCGCGGAAGGTCTTTGAGCAGTACTTCTGGGACGAGGATCGCGGCCTGCCGGTGGAGTCCTACAACCACGACTTTTCCCAGGCGGAGGACTACCGTGGCATCAACGCCGCCATGCACACGGTGGAGGCCTTCCTAGCCACGGCTGACGTCACCGGGGATGTCACCTGGTTGAAGCGCGCTCTGCGGATCATTGACTTCGCCGTCAACCAGCAGGCTCGCGCCAACAGCTGGCGCCTGCCTGAGCACTACAACTCCCACTGGGAACCAGACCTGGACTACAACCGGGATAAGCCAGCCGACCCTTTCCGCCCCTACGGTGCCACCCCTGGCCACGGCCTTGAGTGGGCGCGCCTGACCGTCCAAGCCATGATGGCGCTGCGCGGGCGTCGTCTGGAGTCACCCGATTGGATGCTGGAGGCCGCTGAGGCCATGTTTGACCGGGCGCGCGCCGACGGTTGGCGCGTTGACGGCGGGCCAGGCTTCGTCTACACGACAGACTTTGCTGGCAAACCGGTGGTCCACGAGCGTATGCACTGGGTGGTGTGCGAGGGCGTCTCTGCGGCGGCGGCCCTGCGCTGGGCGGCGCTGTCCGACGGGCGCGGGGAGATCGAGCTGGAGCATTTTGAGCACTGCTACCGCGCTTGGCTGGACTACGCCGAGGAGTACCTGATCGCCGAGCCCGGCCGTTGGTGGCACGAGCTAGGGCAGGACAACCAGCCCTCAAGCCGCACCTGGAAGGGGCACCCGGACATCTACCACGCCTTGCAGATGACGCTCATGCCGCGCCTGCCAGTGTGGCCCTGTATCCCCCAGGCCATTGCCGAGCGGCAGCTGGACGCGCCTTCGCCCGGGTCGATCGTTGCCCGCAAGGGGGAGGTGCGGCTCCGACGTCGGGGCATTTTTGGTCGCTGA